In the genome of Streptomyces sp. Tu 3180, the window CCTCCACCGCCACGGCCCGCTCTCCGTCCGCCGCGCGGTCCCTGTCCGTCGTCATGCGTGTCCGCTCCGTCCGCTCCGTCGTCGCCCGTACGGTCCCCGTACGGACCGGCCCTCCGGGAGGATCGTGGCAGCGATACGGATCCGTGGCGACAGGGCGTCGGGGACGCCGCCGGCGGCAGGCCGGTCCGTCCGCCCGGTTGATCGCCCCCGCCGCGTCCCCGAGGCTGGACGCACGACACTGTCAACGGGAAGGCCTCGTCGTGATCAGCATCCCGACCCGCACCCTCAACGACGGCACGACGCTCCCCGCCCTGGGCCTGGGCACCTGGCCGATGGACGACGCCGGGGCGGAGCGCGCGGTGACCGCGGCCCTGGAGACGGGCTACCGCCTCGTCGACACCGCGGCCAACTACCGCAACGAGACCGGCGTCGGCCGTGCCGTGGCCCGGGCCGGCGTCCCGCGCGAGGAGATCGTCGTGACGACGAAGCTCCCGGGCCGCCACCACGGCTACGAGGAGACCCTCGCCTCCTTCGAGGAGTCCCGCGCCCGGCTCGGCCTGGAGTACGTCGACCTCTATCTGATCCACTGGCCGCTCCCCCGGGTCGACCGGTACGTCGACTCCTGGAGGGCCATGATCAGACTGCGCGAGGACGGGCTCGTCCGGTCGATCGGCGTCTCCAACTTCACGCCCGCCCACATCGAGCGGCTGGAGAAGGAGACCGGGGTGCTGCCCTCGGTCAACCAGGTCGAACTGCACCCCTTCTTCCCGCAGGAGGAGCTGCGCGCCCACCACGCGGACAAGGGCGTGCTCGTCGAGAGCTGGAGCCCGCTCGGCCGGGGCTCGCGGCTCCTGGACGACCTGGCCGTCGCCGCCGTCGCGGAGGCCCACGGGGTCACCCCGGCCCAGGCGGTGCTGCGCTGGCACATCCAGCTCGGCGCGCTCCCCGTGCCCAAGTCGTCGGACCCCGAGCGGCAGCGCGCGAACCTCGACGTCTTCGGCTTCGAGCTGGACGCCGCCCAGATGCGGACCCTCACCGACCGCGCCCACCGGCGGATCGGCGGTGACCCGGAGGTGCACGAGGAGTTCTGACCGGGTGCCCGGGCCCCGCTCACCCGCCCCTTCCCGGTGACCCCACCGCTTTTCGGCGGCCCCGCGACGGGACGTGAGCGGCGGCCCGGCGGATCAGCCGTCCGGCAGCGGCTGCTCCGCCCAGATCGTCTTGCCGCCGTCGGTCTGGCGGCTGCCCCAGCGCCGGGTGAGCTGGGCCACCAGCAGCAGGCCGCGGCCGCCCTCGTCGTAGGCGTGGGCGCGGCGCAGGTGCGGTGAGGTGGAGCTGGCGTCGGCGACCTCGCAGATCAGGGTGCGGTCGCGGATCAGCCGCAGCTGGACGGGGGGCGCGCCGTACCGGATGGCGTTGGTGACCAGCTCGCTGACGACGAGTTCGGTGACGAAGGCGATCTCGTCCAGCCCCCACGCGGTCAGCCGCTCGGTGGCCCACTGCCGGGCGG includes:
- a CDS encoding aldo/keto reductase, which encodes MISIPTRTLNDGTTLPALGLGTWPMDDAGAERAVTAALETGYRLVDTAANYRNETGVGRAVARAGVPREEIVVTTKLPGRHHGYEETLASFEESRARLGLEYVDLYLIHWPLPRVDRYVDSWRAMIRLREDGLVRSIGVSNFTPAHIERLEKETGVLPSVNQVELHPFFPQEELRAHHADKGVLVESWSPLGRGSRLLDDLAVAAVAEAHGVTPAQAVLRWHIQLGALPVPKSSDPERQRANLDVFGFELDAAQMRTLTDRAHRRIGGDPEVHEEF